One part of the Dermacentor silvarum isolate Dsil-2018 chromosome 6, BIME_Dsil_1.4, whole genome shotgun sequence genome encodes these proteins:
- the LOC125946429 gene encoding transcription factor 15-like, giving the protein MGDAPEVLAGRPTKRGGAAAVNAAMTALRQLIPTEPKDRRLSKVETLRLAAGYIAHLSASRVQSDGGAPRPNCAPFCVFCVTERRSARCSAETQHQASGRHLSA; this is encoded by the exons ATGGGTGATGCACCGGAGGTCCTAGCCGGACGCCCCACTAAACGCGGCGGTGCGGCCGCTGTGAACGCCGCTATGACCGCTCTGAGACAGCTCATCCCAACCGAGCCAAAGGACAGGAGGCTGTCCAAG GTGGAGACCCTCCGGCTGGCTGCGGGCTACATCGCGCACCTGTCGGCAAGCCGGGTGCAGAGCGATGGAGGCGCGCCTCGGCCCAACTGCGCGCCCTTCTGTGTCTTCTGCGTGACCGAGCGGCGATCGGCACGCTGCAGCGCTGAGACGCAGCACCAGGCCAGCGGCCGTCATCTGTCTGCATAA
- the LOC119456273 gene encoding membrane metallo-endopeptidase-like 1, with product MARSPEPGRHKNTSPETSELSLHYRTNAFESYGSFYNTLSAPVTLDDVSESLSDPVGNHVATAQGSSSNRKLAAVAVAVALFVVFVVLLMRYGYPKAEKNDVPTSSICDRESCLEYSQLLRASLADSVNPCHNFYAFVCHGVRDPGGMGASILSLTRDRLIDALLDEWLRVNHTLQQDGPVPAKSLWAGKLLQMCIGQHESGGDSSLADLQRFMLEKNLTWPPANDGVGYANRDTLSTLVKLSLFWNVDVWFSLRVLRVSASTQRPTFRFCRSESYIEWEEKRKGLHKKNAYSHFLEPYITAFGVSETGHVKDIADRLRALEEETSGILTASWNRVRHSGPRVLKVREMQPNSSSAHAFDWAASIAEAFSAGTSEFADDAVVVKESRLLNGVNTLLQLNADRGNIYELVISWSVARDLGSFLLAGLSQAYGMTHRTVGEHCILRLDQLTKPALTLPLFRRTLPDELLLRVRRVFHAVQDAAIEALDSNLWMDSGTKRRALFSARRIALLTRLPRASDLSDDEAELPRLDDDQSFFEAWKTAVEHMQERLLVPRKGSPAELSFLSTSPTFEEVHDRVVLHPASLWPPLFTLDLPAAVVFAGIGQLLAHELMYGFHSALSQDMADGLNGSNQWRPGTIGEYKGRLACYLRSYANYGTRNAHRHSLATDSADAERFSDFASAPILYAAFGRHSKSSAAPSPEDVRLPSLEDVDAHKLFFLAYCLTLCSAGGDDDDEGESWGEAGTSRARHELHPEQRCNVPLMHMEEFASAFSCTRDDEMNPHKKCSFW from the exons ATGGCTCGCAGCCCGGAACCTGGCCGGCACAAGAATACCAGTCCGGAAACCAGCGAACTGAGTCTCCATTACCGCACGAATGCATTTGAATCCTACGGGTCTTTCTACAATACCTTGTCGGCACCCGTG ACACTAGACGACGTGTCGGAGAGCTTGTCCGATCCGGTAGGCAACCACGTCGCGACGGCCCAGGGCTCGAGCAGCAACAGGAAGTTGGCCGCGGTGGCCGTCGCCGTGGCGCTCTTTGTTGTCTTCGTGGTGCTGCTCATGCGCTACGGGTATCCCAAGGCCGAAAAGAACGACGTGCCCACAAGCAGCATCTGCGACCGGGAGTCGTGCCTCGAGTACTCGCAGCTCCTGCGTGCTTCGCTCGCCGACTCCGTGAACCCGTGCCACAACTTCTACGCTTTCGTCTGTCACGGCGTCCGGGACCCAGGCGGCATGGGCGCCAGCATTCTGTCACTGACGCGCGACAGACTGATAGACGCCTTGCTCGACGAGTGGCTCCGCGTCAACCACACGCTGCAGCAGGACGGGCCAGTGCCCGCCAAGTCGCTCTGGGCCGGAAAGTTGCTGCAGATGTGCATAGGCCAGCACGAATCGGGAGGGGACAGCTCCCTCGCGGATTTGCAGCGATTCATGCTCGAGAAGAATCTCACGTGGCCTCCCGCCAACGACGGCGTTGGCTATGCGAATCGGGACACGCTGAGCACGCTAGTCAAGTTGTCTCTCTTTTGGAACGTGGACGTGTGGTTTTCCCTGCGCGTTCTCCGCGTAAGCGCGTCCACGCAAAGGCCCACGTTTCGATTTTGCAGGAGCGAGAGCTACATTGAGTGGGAAGAAAAGCGGAAGGGGCTCCACAAGAAGAACGCCTACAGCCACTTTCTGGAGCCGTACATCACTGCCTTCGGTGTAAGCGAGACCGGTCATGTAAAGGACATAGCGGATAGACTTCGCGCGCTCGAGGAAGAAACCTCTGGCATACTGACAGCGTCGTGGAATCGGGTTCGACACAGCGGCCCTCGTGTCCTGAAAGTAAGAGAGATGCAGCCGAACAGCTCCAGTGCGCACGCTTTTGACTGGGCAGCGTCTATAGCTGAGGCCTTCAGCGCCGGGACAAGCGAATTCGCTGACGACGCCGTAGTGGTTAAAGAGTCGCGCCTCCTCAACGGCGTCAACACCCTCCTGCAGTTGAACGCGGATAGGGGAAACATTTACGAGCTGGTAATCAGTTGGAGCGTCGCAAGGGACCTCGGAAGCTTCCTGCTTGCCGGGCTTAGCCAGGCATATGGCATGACCCACAGAACTGTCGGCGAGCACTGCATTCTTCGACTTGATCAG CTGACCAAGCCAGCGCTGACACTGCCCCTGTTCCGGAGGACACTTCCGGACGAGCTGCTGCTGCGGGTGCGCAGGGTGTTCCACGCGGTGCAGGATGCCGCCATCGAAGCCCTGGACTCGAACCTCTGGATGGACAGCGGTACCAAGCGCAGGGCTCTGTTCAGCGCCCGCCGGATCGCTCTTTTGACGCGACTGCCGCGTGCGTCGGACCTGAGCGACGACGAAGCCGAGCTGCCGCGTCTGGACGACGACCAGAGCTTCTTCGAGGCGTGGAAAACTGCTGTGGAGCACATGCAGGAG CGCTTGCTGGTGCCGCGCAAAGGCAGCCCCGCGGAACTATCCTTCCTGAGCACGAGCCCCACGTTCGAGGAGGTGCACGATCGTGTGGTGCTGCACCCGGCGTCGCTGTGGCCGCCGCTGTTCACTCTCGACCTGCCGGCGGCCGTAGTGTTCGCCGGCATTGGACAGCTGCTGGCGCACGAGCTCATGTACGGCTTCCACTCGGCGCTCAGCCAAGACATGGCCGACGGCCTCAATGGCTCGAATCAGTGGCGCCCAGGGACCATCGG GGAGTACAAGGGGCGGTTGGCCTGTTACCTGCGCTCCTATGCGAACTACGGTACTCGCAACGCCCACAGGCACTCCCTGGCGACTGACAGCGCAGACGCCGAGCGCTTCAGCGACTTCGCCTCGGCTCCCATCCTGTACGCCGCGTTCGGCAGACACTCGAAGAGCAGCGCCGCTCCGTCGCCCGAGGACGTGCGTCTTCCAAGCCTGGAGGACGTGGACGCCCACAAGTTGTTCTTCCTCGCGTACTGCTTGACGCTGTGCTCCGCaggcggtgacgacgacgacgaaggcgagaGCTGGGGCGAAGCGGGCACCAGCAGGGCGCGCCACGAGCTACACCCGGAGCAGCGCTGCAACGTGCCCCTCATGCACATGGAGGAGTTCGCCAGCGCCTTCAGCTGTACTCGCGACGACGAGATGAACCCGCACAAGAAGTGCTCGTTCTGGTGA